In Lotus japonicus ecotype B-129 chromosome 5, LjGifu_v1.2, one genomic interval encodes:
- the LOC130716706 gene encoding la-related protein 1C-like isoform X1 has protein sequence MITAAKSSSNHHSPTTAPSPVPSGPRKNLPSPWAQVVRGGDTDFTAAVGIHESPPSSSSSSSSLATGAAEQAPAASEPAQSSSPKVVPASPPPVHNSNTIAVVDSSDTGDGNAVCSKKPVWNKPSNGVVEVGPVMGAESWPALSKPTKASGKLPAESSSKTAVDGSLSTSMGPRTLHSPQKQGASNIKPNSATNHNVPNRQRPMRRTGGSNIGSGPDQSSYSNPPPPPPPPPFPVYQLPPVSYANMVPSIPDPSRRDHYRNNNWDARPLVGGFVPRMNEQRGSSRRGNFGAHPRGDSSYHNNHGGRRDQDRESYVNPRDAHVPQPRMPPRGLLRHPPPSTAAFGGPQPIAPFPNPIGFPEFYYFPAVPLEHFRGMPFFSQNPSPATFFPASEPPLPNMIVKQIDYYFSDLNLVKDEYLRSNMDEQGWVPITLIANFPRVRSLTSNIQLILDSLRTSTVVEVQGDLLRRRNDWMRWLPSAQLRADSSSLAPGRSRYANLEADFQTLSVEETTNDEGPKTFSQSQLPNGSDAAGNNN, from the exons ATGATTACCGCTGCTAAATCTTCCTCCAATCATCACTCGCCAACCACTGCTCCGTCACCGGTGCCGTCTGGGCCGCGAAAAAACCTTCCCTCCCCGTGGGCTCAGGTCGTTCGCGGCGGCGACACGGACTTCACTGCCGCCGTCGGCATTCATGAATCGCCACCATCGTCATCGTCCTCTTCCTCGTCCCTTGCTACCGGCGCTGCTGAACAAGCGCCTGCCGCCTCTGAACCAGCGCAGTCATCATCCCCGAAGGTGGTTCCTGCCTCGCCGCCGCCAGTGCATAATTCTAATACCATCGCTGTTGTAGATAGCTCTGATACTGGTGATGGCAATGCGGTTTGTTCTAAGAAGCCAGTGTGGAACAAGCCCTCAAATGGCGTCGTTGAGGTCGGTCCTGTGATGGGTGCTGAATCATGGCCAGCTTTGTCTAAACCCACCAAAGCTTCTGGTAAATTGCCAGCTGAATCCTCTTCCAAGACTGCTGTTGATGGATCACTCTCCACTTCCATG GGGCCTCGAACTTTGCACTCCCCTCAGAAACAAGGGGCGAGCAATATAAAACCTAATTCTGCCACAAATCACAATGTGCCTAATAGACAAAGACCGATGAGGCGGACGGGGGGCAGCAACATTGGATCTGGCCCTGATCAGAGCAGCTACTCCAACCCTcccccaccaccgccaccacctccaTTTCCTGTATATCAGCTCCCTCCAGTTAGTTATGCTAATATGGTACCAAGTATCCCTGACCCTTCTCGGCGAGATCATTACCGGAACAATAACTGGGATGCAAGACCATTAGTTGGGGGTTTTGTTCCAAGGATGAATGAACAGCGGGGATCCTCTCGCAGGGGTAATTTTGGGGCCCATCCACGAGGGGACAGTTCCTATCATAATAATCATGGTGGCAGGCGTGATCAGGATCGTGAAAGTTATGTGAATCCTAGAGATGCTCATGTACCTCAGCCAAGGATGCCTCCAAGAGGATTATTAAGGCACCCACCACCTAGTACTGCTGCATTTGGGGGTCCTCAGCCCATTGCGCCTTTTCCAAATCCCATTGGTTTTCCTG AGTTTTATTACTTTCCAGCAGTGCCATTGGAGCACTTTAGGGGTATGCCATTCTTCTCCCAAAACCCTTCTCCTGCAACATTTTTCCCAGCTTCAGAACCTCCTCTTCCCAATATGATAGTCAAGCAAATTGATTATTATTTTAG TGATCTTAATTTAGTGAAAGATGAGTATTTAAGGTCCAACATGGATGAACAGGGTTGGGTTCCAATTACGTTGATAGCAAACTTTCCTCGG GTTAGGAGTTTGACAAGCAACATCCAGTTAATATTGGATTCGTTAAGAACTTCTACTGTTGTGGAAGTGCAG GGTGACCTGTTGAGGAGGCGTAATGACTGGATGAGATGGCTTCCCTCTGCTCAGCTTCGGGCTGATTCTAGTTCTTTAGCTCCGGGTAGATCAAGATATGCTAACTTGGAAGCTGATTTCCAAACTCTCTCCGTGGAAGAAACAACTAATGATGAAGGTCCAAAGACTTTTAGTCAGTCTCAACTCCCAAATGGCAGTGATGCTGCAGGGAACAACAACTAA
- the LOC130716706 gene encoding la-related protein 1C-like isoform X2, translated as MITAAKSSSNHHSPTTAPSPVPSGPRKNLPSPWAQVVRGGDTDFTAAVGIHESPPSSSSSSSSLATGAAEQAPAASEPAQSSSPKVVPASPPPVHNSNTIAVVDSSDTGDGNAVCSKKPVWNKPSNGVVEVGPVMGAESWPALSKPTKASGKLPAESSSKTAVDGSLSTSMGPRTLHSPQKQGASNIKPNSATNHNVPNRQRPMRRTGGSNIGSGPDQSSYSNPPPPPPPPPFPVYQLPPVSYANMVPSIPDPSRRDHYRNNNWDARPLVGGFVPRMNEQRGSSRRGNFGAHPRGDSSYHNNHGGRRDQDRESYVNPRDAHVPQPRMPPRGLLRHPPPSTAAFGGPQPIAPFPNPIGFPVPLEHFRGMPFFSQNPSPATFFPASEPPLPNMIVKQIDYYFSDLNLVKDEYLRSNMDEQGWVPITLIANFPRVRSLTSNIQLILDSLRTSTVVEVQGDLLRRRNDWMRWLPSAQLRADSSSLAPGRSRYANLEADFQTLSVEETTNDEGPKTFSQSQLPNGSDAAGNNN; from the exons ATGATTACCGCTGCTAAATCTTCCTCCAATCATCACTCGCCAACCACTGCTCCGTCACCGGTGCCGTCTGGGCCGCGAAAAAACCTTCCCTCCCCGTGGGCTCAGGTCGTTCGCGGCGGCGACACGGACTTCACTGCCGCCGTCGGCATTCATGAATCGCCACCATCGTCATCGTCCTCTTCCTCGTCCCTTGCTACCGGCGCTGCTGAACAAGCGCCTGCCGCCTCTGAACCAGCGCAGTCATCATCCCCGAAGGTGGTTCCTGCCTCGCCGCCGCCAGTGCATAATTCTAATACCATCGCTGTTGTAGATAGCTCTGATACTGGTGATGGCAATGCGGTTTGTTCTAAGAAGCCAGTGTGGAACAAGCCCTCAAATGGCGTCGTTGAGGTCGGTCCTGTGATGGGTGCTGAATCATGGCCAGCTTTGTCTAAACCCACCAAAGCTTCTGGTAAATTGCCAGCTGAATCCTCTTCCAAGACTGCTGTTGATGGATCACTCTCCACTTCCATG GGGCCTCGAACTTTGCACTCCCCTCAGAAACAAGGGGCGAGCAATATAAAACCTAATTCTGCCACAAATCACAATGTGCCTAATAGACAAAGACCGATGAGGCGGACGGGGGGCAGCAACATTGGATCTGGCCCTGATCAGAGCAGCTACTCCAACCCTcccccaccaccgccaccacctccaTTTCCTGTATATCAGCTCCCTCCAGTTAGTTATGCTAATATGGTACCAAGTATCCCTGACCCTTCTCGGCGAGATCATTACCGGAACAATAACTGGGATGCAAGACCATTAGTTGGGGGTTTTGTTCCAAGGATGAATGAACAGCGGGGATCCTCTCGCAGGGGTAATTTTGGGGCCCATCCACGAGGGGACAGTTCCTATCATAATAATCATGGTGGCAGGCGTGATCAGGATCGTGAAAGTTATGTGAATCCTAGAGATGCTCATGTACCTCAGCCAAGGATGCCTCCAAGAGGATTATTAAGGCACCCACCACCTAGTACTGCTGCATTTGGGGGTCCTCAGCCCATTGCGCCTTTTCCAAATCCCATTGGTTTTCCTG TGCCATTGGAGCACTTTAGGGGTATGCCATTCTTCTCCCAAAACCCTTCTCCTGCAACATTTTTCCCAGCTTCAGAACCTCCTCTTCCCAATATGATAGTCAAGCAAATTGATTATTATTTTAG TGATCTTAATTTAGTGAAAGATGAGTATTTAAGGTCCAACATGGATGAACAGGGTTGGGTTCCAATTACGTTGATAGCAAACTTTCCTCGG GTTAGGAGTTTGACAAGCAACATCCAGTTAATATTGGATTCGTTAAGAACTTCTACTGTTGTGGAAGTGCAG GGTGACCTGTTGAGGAGGCGTAATGACTGGATGAGATGGCTTCCCTCTGCTCAGCTTCGGGCTGATTCTAGTTCTTTAGCTCCGGGTAGATCAAGATATGCTAACTTGGAAGCTGATTTCCAAACTCTCTCCGTGGAAGAAACAACTAATGATGAAGGTCCAAAGACTTTTAGTCAGTCTCAACTCCCAAATGGCAGTGATGCTGCAGGGAACAACAACTAA
- the LOC130717335 gene encoding GDSL esterase/lipase At5g42170-like: MDHLLSERTLVTVVLVFFANRVRNAEAVNATYPALFAFGDSILDTGNNNGLGTFSKCNFPPYGGDFGEPTGRFCNGKIPTDLIAGDLGIKQTVPAYLSDNLSVDDLLTGVSFASGGSGNDNLTATTLQVLTLSDQLQNFKDYIQKLNASVGPQKAASIVSNGLYLFSAGNNDIALTYTLNFAGSTSQNFTSYADSLVGWGSNFLNNLYQLGARHVWVLSTLPLGCLPGPRSVKGGLFRVCSNDINDEAQFFNTKLKEEVSTLKNQPNLPNFDVTFIDVYNPMMNLIQNPSSQGFTNIDSGCCGTGLLETALLCNALSVLCQNTSEYLFWDSAHPTQRAYELIVDDILKANNIPRFLADSRANST, encoded by the exons ATGGATCACTTATTGTCGGAGAGAACGTTAGTGACAGttgttttggttttctttgctAATAGAGTTCGCAATGCAGAAGCTGTTAATGCCACATATCCTGCATTGTTTGCATTTGGAGACTCAATTCTTGATACAGGAAATAACAACGGTCTTGGGACCTTTTCTAAGTGCAATTTTCCTCCATATGGAGGAGACTTTGGAGAACCTACAGGAAGGTTTTGCAATGGAAAAATTCCAACAGATTTGATAG CGGGAGATTTGGGAATCAAGCAAACTGTTCCAGCATATCTATCTGACAATTTATCGGTTGACGACCTTCTAACGGGTGTAAGCTTTGCTTCAGGTGGCTCAGGAAATGATAACCTCACAGCTACCACTTTG CAAGTTTTAACATTATCGGACCAACTACAAAATTTCAAAGATTACATACAAAAGTTGAATGCGTCTGTTGGACCACAAAAAGCAGCTTCCATCGTGTCCAACGGCTTGTACCTTTTTTCAGCAGGGAACAATGATATTGCACTTACCTACACTTTGAACTTTGCCGGTAGCACGTCGCAAAATTTCACTAGCTATGCTGATAGCTTAGTTGGCTGGGGTTCAAATTTCCTCAAT AATTTGTATCAACTCGGAGCACGACATGTGTGGGTTTTAAGCACATTGCCCCTAGGATGCTTGCCCGGACCTAGATCTGTAAAAGGTGGACTTTTTAGAGTGTGCTCAAATGACATCAATGATGAAGCGCAATTCTTCAATACCAAGTTAAAGGAAGAGGTTTCCACATTGAAAAATCAACCCAACCTTCCGAATTTCGATGTTACGTTCATTGATGTCTATAATCCTATGATGAACCTCATACAAAATCCTTCAAGTCAag GGTTTACAAACATAGACAGCGGGTGTTGTGGGACTGGGTTATTGGAAACCGCATTGCTATGTAACGCGTTGAGCGTTTTATGTCAAAATACATCAGAATACTTATTCTGGGATTCTGCCCATCCAACTCAGAGAGCTTATGAGCTTATTGTCGATGATATACTAAAAGCAAACAATATTCCAAGGTTCTTGGCTGATTCTCGTGCAAATTCTACCTAG